One Paramisgurnus dabryanus chromosome 10, PD_genome_1.1, whole genome shotgun sequence genomic region harbors:
- the zpld1a gene encoding zona pellucida-like domain-containing protein 1a: MERLCVILLLISKTAIVNTQFNGFNCDGNFHSRFPTERDISVYCGVQTITLKINFCPVLFSGYIDTDLALNGRHGDAHCRGFINNNTFPTVVLFSISLSTLEACGNLLMVSTAQGPNAYGNVSMVQIGSISGYIDTPDPPTIISYLPGLLYKFSCSYPLEYLVNNTQLASSAAAISIKDSNGTFISTLNLLLYNDSSYVQHLAMPMAGLTLKTRVYAAVKATNLDRRWNVLMDYCYTTPSGNPNDVLRYDLFFGCDKDPQTTVFENGKSQMGRFSFEVFRFVKHKNQKMSTVFLHCVTKLCRADDCPMLMPICGKRKKRDVSERTGTASDNAVITAGPIITRSDETSTNTSQIAQLNGPQFKMNSVTSALISAIAILAVMSMCFFILSLTLLKGNQTPQTALTGAHNPAFS, from the exons ATGGAACGTTTATGTGTAATTCTTCTGCTTATAAGTAAAACTGCAATAGTCAACACGCAATTCAATGGGTTCAACTGTGACGGCAACTTTCACAGCCGGTTTCCCA CTGAGCGGGACATCAGCGTATACTGTGGAGTCCAAACCATAACACTGAAGATTAATTTCTGCCCCGTACTCTTCTCCGGCTACATAGACACCGATCTGGCACTCAATGGTCGTCACGGTGATGCTCACTGCCGAGGGTTCATAAACAACAACACTTTTCCTACAGTTGTGCTGTTTAGCATCAGTCTTAGCACGCTTGAGGCCTGTGGAAACTTACTAATG GTCTCTACGGCTCAGGGACCCAACGCCTATGGAAATGTCTCGATGGTCCAGATTGGAAGCATATCGGGATACATCGACACTCCGGATCCCCCAACGATCATCAGTTACCTGCCGGGACTACTTTACAAGTTCAGCTGTAGTTACCCTTTGGAATACCTGGTCAATAACACGCAACTCGCTTC GTCGGCCGCAGCGATATCAATAAAGGACAGCAATGGTACTTTCATAAGCACCTTGAATTTACTCCTGTACAAC GACTCCTCATACGTCCAGCATCTCGCCATGCCTATGGCTGGACTTACTTTGAAGACACGAGTGTACGCCGCTGTAAAAGCCACCAACCTAGACCGGAG GTGGAATGTTTTGATGGACTACTGTTACACGACGCCCTCCGGGAATCCTAATGATGTTCTCCGATATGACCTTTTCTTTGG ATGTGATAAGGACCCGCAGACAACCGTCTTCGAGAATGGGAAGAGCCAGATGGGCCGCTTCTCCTTTGAGGTGTTTCGCTTTGTCAAGCACAAGAACCAGAAGATGTCCACCGTCTTTCTGCACTGTGTAACCAAGTTGTGCCGGGCGGATGACTGCCCTATGCTGATGCCT ATCTGTGGGAAAAGGAAGAAAAGGGATGTGTCGGAAAGAACTGGAACGGCCTCTGACAACGCAGTCATAACAGCAGGACCCATTATCACTAGAAGTG ATGAAACTTCCACCAATACTTCCCAGATAG CACAGTTAAACGGGCCACAGTTCAAAATGAATTCGGTTACGAGCGCTTTGATTTCTGCCATCGCAATCCTTGCCGTTATGAGCATGTGTTTCTTCATCCTGTCTCTTACGCTGCTAAAGGGGAACCAGACGCCACAAACAGCCCTGACAGGAGCCCACAACCCGGCTTTCagctaa